In the genome of Aequorivita sp. H23M31, the window AAAAAGTTTTTTCTGGGCGGCAATGTCCAATTGCGTTCTTTCTTGGGGGGTTTCTCCCTGATAATCTGTATAACTATCTAAACCGAAGTCAAGTTCCAACCCAGTATTTCCCAATATTTTGTCAGAAAAAGTATTCAATTGATCGGAGAGCGCATCGTTTAAATTATCCCGAGCTACAGATGCAAAACCTCCTCCACTACCGTCGCTTCCGGGATCTGGATAAAAGCGGTTGAGCACTAACAGTGAAAATACCTGTCTGTTCAATTCATCCGTTTGCTGGTTTACCTGTTGAATTCTTCCATATACCTGTCCTCCAATTGCTCCTTGCTCGTTTTCGGGCATATCCAAATCGAAGGATATTTTCGGTTTAAGCAGTTCCCCATCGATATTCAGATAGACATAAAAGGGTAGAACTTGACGATACTTCCCTTTAACGGAAGGATCCGCTCCAGAACTAATGGGCGCCATCAATGCCGAAGCAGATGTTTTAACTTTATAAATGGCCTTTACATCAAGTTTGGCGTCAAATGGATCACCAGACCAACTTACTCTACTACCCGGCGCCAACTCAAACCGGCGATTCACAAGACTGTATAGATTCATTTCATAATGGCCACCCGCGATATCATATACTCCAGTGAGCGATATTCTTCCATTTGGATTCATAGTAAAATTGAAATCACCATCGCCATAAACCTCAAAATTATCTTCCGTTTCCTCATCGATTACAATAGTAATCTTGGCTTTTTTGCCAATCTTCAAAAATGCGTTGATATCAAATCCAGTTAAAACTGCGGATTTTTCTTCCGTTCTGGTCAATACTGCGTCCGGATCCTCTCTATTTACAAAGATTACTATCCCATCTCTTTCCTCAATAGCCACAGAGGCCGACGGAAGAACATACGTGATATTTGTATCATCATCCAGCCGAAGTCTCGCATCCAGTTTAGGAATTTGCAAATCTCCGGTTAACGTGGCATCAGCATTAAAGGAAGCCCTGCCATAAACCATGTCGTTATCCTCTTTGGTGGCATTTATTAGCTGAAAGTTTTCAGCATCCAGTTTTAAATTAAATGTAGGATTTATAAATGATTCCGTTCCGATATTACCAGAGAGGACCAACTGATTATTATTTTCATCACGTACAGTAAATCCGTCCATATAAATCCCAGAATTATCCAATTTTATGGATTCATTCGCCAGAGTAAAGGGAGCGTTCAGTTTGGAAATTGTAAACGAGGCATTATCAAAATTCAGATTTCCTTTATATTGAGGATCTTTCGTTGTTCCAGTAACGTTGAACTTTCCTGAAAAACTGCCTCCTGTATTTTTTACCTCACCTAAAGAAAATCCTTCGAGTGCATACATATTGAATTTGTTTATTACCAAATCCAAATCTTGTCTCCCCTCTGTTTCACTTGCAATATAATCGCCCTTGAGGTCCAGGTCCACCTCTCCTTCTTTCATTGCCATTTCAAAATCGTATCGATCACCACCGTCAGATTCCGCTTTTGCAGTCAACCTTCCCAAATCGATATCGAGCATTTCTAGTTTGTCAATCATAAGATCGGCCAGAAGTCCTGTTTTACCATATGGCTCTACCAAAGCAAGATTTCCATTTAAATTTCCTTTAGCCAATTCCTCTTCAGGATTTAAATAATTCAGAATCTCGCTGAGTTTGAAATTTTGGAATTCAATGGCGGCGTGGTCACGGGAAATATCGGGCATCTTATCGGTAAGTTCTACCTTTTCATCGCCACGGGTAAATCGAAAATCATTAAACGCTACCTTCTTTCTGCTGATAAGGACTTCATTGTTTTCCGGAGTTTCCCATTTCTTTCTATCCAGTATTAAGCTGTCCGGTTTTACGTGAAAGCGCAATTCTTCGGAAGTTCCCGTAATCTGGGAGTTAATATTAATGAGAATACTGTCTTTATGAATTGCGGTAAAAGCTAGATTGAGTTCCTCATTTTCCTGATGTCCGCTTATTTTAGTTTTAGGAACGTCAAGAGGTCCAGCTTTTAAACTGTTGAAGCCAAGATCGAATATAAATTTATCCTTATCGCTATCCATTGTAAACGCCAGACTATCCAACTCGTTACCACCATAATTTATATGAGGAGCTTGAATCTTGGCAGCCAATTTCCTTTCACTTTGATCAAAGTAGGCAGCAATGCTGATAGTATCCAAATCGTTGACGTTTACTAAAAAGACCTTGTTTAGAACCGGAGCTTGGGCGATCCTTCCGATTATTTTCAGCTTTACGGGATTCTCAACCGTATCGGACAAAACAACTTTTTTGGAAAAATAACTGGCAATATGTTTTTTGATTGCCGCTCCAAATGTTTCGGGATCGGTGTTGCTCTCCAAACTCAATTGCAAAATTTTATTATCGACCCAAATGGAGGTAGTATCTTTACGAATGTGCGCTGTTGCGAGCACATCGCCCAGAAGATAGGTTTTATTATCATAGACCACTACTCCATTACCAATGGTAGAAATTATGTCGAAACCTTCTTTGGAGCCTTCAAAATCGGCATCTAATACTAGACCCGTTCTCACATCCCGGTCCATGACGCCAATTGCCTGAAGATTCACACCTTTTACATCCAAATGCGCACTTACCTTTGGTGAAACGGAATCCAGAACAATATCCGCATTAAAGGCCAAATCAAGATTTTTATCTTTATATGCCGAAACAATATCCCCTTCTCCATTCGCGATCTTACCATTAATTTCCCAATCTTTTATAGCATAATCCCTAAACTGAAAGCTGGATATTTTAGCATCTAAAGTTGCATCAAGACTATTGATATCCTTTCCAGAACCTTGTGTTTTTATGCTCAGGCTCAGCGCACCAAATTCTTCGTTATTTAGCAGCTCGTTGATTTTGTATTCCTTTATTTCAACATCGGCATCAAAGGCAATTTCGGAATCATTTTTAAAGTGTCCGTCAATAATGGCAATTCCCTGCGAAGTGGTAAGATTCGCCATGGCATAAATATCTTCAGGATTTCCTTTGGCATGTCCCTCCAAGGCAACATCTTCTGGTAAGCTCACTCCCAAATCCTTTTCGCTGACAAAACGAACCAAATCACTTCTCTTGGTCTTTGCGGAAAAGTGGGGAATATTGAATTTAAGATTTTCGGGATTGGTGGCGTTTTGGATAGTTCCATTTGCCGAAATCCGTGTGGTATTTCCCCAGAAAACATTTAGCTTCGGAATTGAAATAGACGATAAATATCCCGAGGCGTCCACATTTCCTGAAAGTCTTTTTTCTGAAAGAGTCCTTAGATATTCATTCTTACGAAGGTCGGGTTGAAATTTGAAAATCTCCTTTAAATCCACCGCAAAAGATGGCAAATCAAGGGCGATCTTGGATTGCTCGGGTTTGTCGATTAAATCAGCTAAAGATTTATAATCAAACCGAACTTTACCGTTCAGACTATTATCATTTAAAGCCAGTTTTATTTTATCTACATCCAAGTATTTATCCGAAGCGTCAATATTGAGAGTCAATTGTTTAAGGTTAAAACCTGAGCCCTCTTGAAAGGTTAATTCATCAAGATTTAAACCAGCCTTTTTATCTTTTAAGAAAACATTATTTGCCTGTAGATTAAAATTCTGAAGAGCAATTGCATTGGGATTGAAAACGTTTTTCTTGACTTCATTTTTACCTACAAAATAACTGATGTTATTGCCTTCCATATCAATTTTGGAAATAGCAATTCTAAAATCAGGCCATTCGAAATTTCGGATATCCTCCTTTGCTTCATCTTTAACTTCTTCGACTTTTTGGGTTATTCCATTTACTTCCGTTTCAGTATTTAAGGTTATAATGGAATTTTTTAATCTGAAATCGCCGATATCGATGGTATTATTAGCTAGATCTGCCTCCTTCATTTCTAAATAAAGATCGGCAATCTCTGCTTCGGCTGCTATTCGATCGCCGTAGGATTGATAATCGAGAAACACATTTTTTAGTGCGATTTTATCCAATTCCAAAAAGGGCAAAGGACTGTCTCCCTTGGGCTGCGGTGGAACGGGTGATTGGATATATTTAATGCGTGCATTTGAAATAGTTGCTTGGGAAGCGCGGAAATCCATATTTTCCAGATCCGTTTTTTTCATCTGAAGATTGAGACTTCCTATTTGAAATTGACTATCAATCCCCAATACGGCATCGTCAAAAACAATGTTGAAATCCTTAAAATGGAAATCGCCCAAGATTAAATTCATCGTTGATGAGGTAGTGTCGACGGC includes:
- a CDS encoding translocation/assembly module TamB domain-containing protein translates to MFLLILFVRSPWGQNIIVQRAVKYVSGKTHTRVEIDKLFITFDGNVMLKGLFLEDKKGDTLIYSKSLEADIPLLPLIRGNSFGIDNLYWEGLRANVIRKDSIDGYNFQFLIDAFVTPDTTTVAVDTTSSTMNLILGDFHFKDFNIVFDDAVLGIDSQFQIGSLNLQMKKTDLENMDFRASQATISNARIKYIQSPVPPQPKGDSPLPFLELDKIALKNVFLDYQSYGDRIAAEAEIADLYLEMKEADLANNTIDIGDFRLKNSIITLNTETEVNGITQKVEEVKDEAKEDIRNFEWPDFRIAISKIDMEGNNISYFVGKNEVKKNVFNPNAIALQNFNLQANNVFLKDKKAGLNLDELTFQEGSGFNLKQLTLNIDASDKYLDVDKIKLALNDNSLNGKVRFDYKSLADLIDKPEQSKIALDLPSFAVDLKEIFKFQPDLRKNEYLRTLSEKRLSGNVDASGYLSSISIPKLNVFWGNTTRISANGTIQNATNPENLKFNIPHFSAKTKRSDLVRFVSEKDLGVSLPEDVALEGHAKGNPEDIYAMANLTTSQGIAIIDGHFKNDSEIAFDADVEIKEYKINELLNNEEFGALSLSIKTQGSGKDINSLDATLDAKISSFQFRDYAIKDWEINGKIANGEGDIVSAYKDKNLDLAFNADIVLDSVSPKVSAHLDVKGVNLQAIGVMDRDVRTGLVLDADFEGSKEGFDIISTIGNGVVVYDNKTYLLGDVLATAHIRKDTTSIWVDNKILQLSLESNTDPETFGAAIKKHIASYFSKKVVLSDTVENPVKLKIIGRIAQAPVLNKVFLVNVNDLDTISIAAYFDQSERKLAAKIQAPHINYGGNELDSLAFTMDSDKDKFIFDLGFNSLKAGPLDVPKTKISGHQENEELNLAFTAIHKDSILININSQITGTSEELRFHVKPDSLILDRKKWETPENNEVLISRKKVAFNDFRFTRGDEKVELTDKMPDISRDHAAIEFQNFKLSEILNYLNPEEELAKGNLNGNLALVEPYGKTGLLADLMIDKLEMLDIDLGRLTAKAESDGGDRYDFEMAMKEGEVDLDLKGDYIASETEGRQDLDLVINKFNMYALEGFSLGEVKNTGGSFSGKFNVTGTTKDPQYKGNLNFDNASFTISKLNAPFTLANESIKLDNSGIYMDGFTVRDENNNQLVLSGNIGTESFINPTFNLKLDAENFQLINATKEDNDMVYGRASFNADATLTGDLQIPKLDARLRLDDDTNITYVLPSASVAIEERDGIVIFVNREDPDAVLTRTEEKSAVLTGFDINAFLKIGKKAKITIVIDEETEDNFEVYGDGDFNFTMNPNGRISLTGVYDIAGGHYEMNLYSLVNRRFELAPGSRVSWSGDPFDAKLDVKAIYKVKTSASALMAPISSGADPSVKGKYRQVLPFYVYLNIDGELLKPKISFDLDMPENEQGAIGGQVYGRIQQVNQQTDELNRQVFSLLVLNRFYPDPGSDGSGGGFASVARDNLNDALSDQLNTFSDKILGNTGLELDFGLDSYTDYQGETPQERTQLDIAAQKKLFDDRVIVRVGSEVDLQGSSPTNEPTPIIGNISIEYLLTENGRYRLKGFHHNEFDNVIDGQTVVSGIALIFTQEFNKFNELWDALLHGQTKEEKEAIKEAKKEKRQKKKEEKREDEQKKLQRAQEGTRKTDEGN